Proteins encoded together in one Deltaproteobacteria bacterium window:
- a CDS encoding 4Fe-4S dicluster domain-containing protein produces the protein MKETDEKRGLSRRSFLRTTAGTLAVTGFTGIGTLRAAEAGKLATLIDLSLCDGCPTMTVPACVSACRDLNRDTIPAIADPIPVPWPRKTVEDWSDRREISDRLTPYNYLYVHRVEIDQGGRQRTLFVPRRCMHCDNPACATICPFSANHKFENGAVVINQNRCFGGAKCKAVCPWKIPQRQSGVGIYLHILPDYMGNGVMYKCDLCHDRLTRGEQPACIEACPRQAMLIGPREEILAEAEGRARNMRGYLYGKDENGGTSTIYVSPVSFDLINASMAREPGRPGMKPGVKREMAESDGLGKAVLAAPALGAVVGAAGAFRWLAGRKTRLVKEGKNNG, from the coding sequence ATGAAAGAAACGGATGAAAAGCGGGGGTTAAGCCGCAGATCATTTCTCAGGACCACCGCGGGCACCCTGGCCGTTACGGGGTTCACCGGGATCGGAACATTGCGTGCCGCGGAGGCGGGAAAACTGGCAACGCTCATCGACCTCAGCCTCTGCGACGGTTGTCCCACCATGACCGTACCCGCCTGTGTTTCCGCCTGCAGAGATCTCAACCGGGACACGATTCCGGCCATAGCCGACCCCATCCCGGTACCCTGGCCGCGGAAAACGGTGGAGGACTGGTCGGACAGGCGGGAGATCTCCGACCGGCTTACCCCGTACAACTATCTCTATGTACACCGGGTCGAGATCGACCAGGGAGGCAGACAAAGAACCCTGTTCGTCCCACGGCGCTGCATGCACTGCGACAACCCGGCCTGCGCAACGATCTGCCCCTTCTCGGCGAACCACAAGTTCGAAAACGGCGCCGTCGTCATCAACCAGAACCGATGTTTCGGCGGCGCCAAGTGCAAGGCGGTCTGCCCCTGGAAGATCCCGCAGCGCCAGTCCGGTGTGGGCATTTATCTGCACATCCTGCCGGACTACATGGGAAACGGTGTCATGTACAAGTGCGATCTCTGTCACGATCGTCTCACCCGGGGCGAACAACCGGCCTGCATCGAGGCATGCCCGCGGCAGGCCATGCTCATCGGGCCGCGTGAAGAGATTCTCGCGGAGGCGGAAGGACGCGCCCGAAATATGAGGGGTTACCTCTACGGGAAAGACGAAAACGGGGGCACCTCGACGATCTACGTTTCGCCCGTGTCCTTCGATTTGATCAATGCATCCATGGCCCGTGAACCGGGCAGACCGGGGATGAAGCCGGGTGTGAAAAGAGAAATGGCCGAATCAGACGGTCTGGGAAAGGCCGTTCTTGCGGCACCCGCCCTCGGTGCCGTCGTCGGCGCGGCGGGCGCTTTCAGGTGGCTTGCCGGACGAAAGACAAG